One part of the Paenibacillus silvisoli genome encodes these proteins:
- the clpP gene encoding ATP-dependent Clp endopeptidase proteolytic subunit ClpP — protein MSFIPMVIEQNNRGERAYDIYSRLLKDRIVFLGTPVNDMVANSIIAQLLFLAADDPDKDISLYVNSPGGSVSAGLAIFDTMNFIKPDVSTICVGMAASMGAFLLAAGAKGKRFALPNSEVMIHQPLGGAQGQASDIEIRAKHILKTRDTLNRILSERTGQPVEKIERDTDRDNFMSAAEAAAYGLVDKVIEKL, from the coding sequence ATGAGCTTCATTCCAATGGTTATCGAGCAGAACAACCGCGGCGAACGTGCTTACGACATTTATTCCCGTTTGCTGAAGGATCGAATTGTATTTCTCGGCACACCTGTCAATGATATGGTGGCTAACTCCATTATCGCGCAGCTTCTGTTCCTTGCGGCGGACGATCCGGACAAGGACATCTCGCTTTACGTTAACAGCCCGGGCGGATCGGTTTCTGCAGGTCTCGCCATTTTCGATACGATGAACTTCATCAAGCCGGACGTTTCGACCATTTGCGTCGGCATGGCCGCTTCGATGGGGGCGTTCCTGCTTGCGGCAGGCGCCAAAGGCAAGCGCTTCGCGCTGCCGAACAGCGAAGTGATGATTCACCAGCCGCTAGGCGGCGCGCAAGGCCAAGCAAGCGACATCGAAATCCGCGCTAAGCATATTCTGAAGACGCGGGATACGCTGAACCGGATCCTGTCGGAGCGCACCGGCCAGCCAGTTGAGAAGATCGAGCGCGACACGGATCGCGACAATTTCATGTCCGCGGCCGAAGCTGCGGCGTACGGACTCGTCGACAAGGTCATTGAGAAACTGTAA
- the gap gene encoding type I glyceraldehyde-3-phosphate dehydrogenase yields the protein MVKVGINGFGRIGRNVFRAALNNPNVEVVAVNDLTDTNTLAHLLKYDTTHGKLEATVEAKEGALIVNGREIKVFAERNPENLPWASVGAEIVVESTGIFTAKEKAELHLKGGAKKVIISAPATNEDITIVMGVNEDKYDAAAHTVISNASCTTNCLAPFAKVLNDKFGIVKGMMTTVHSYTNDQSVLDVPHKDLRRARAAAENIIPSSTGAAKAVSLVLPELKGKLNGMAMRVPTPNVSVTDLVAELKVNVTVDEVNAALKDASETSLKGILNYSEEPLVSSDYNGDPASSTVDALSTMVVEGNMVKVVSWYDNEWGYSNRVVDLAAFIASKGL from the coding sequence ATGGTGAAAGTTGGTATTAACGGATTTGGCCGTATCGGCCGCAACGTGTTCCGCGCAGCTCTGAACAACCCGAATGTCGAAGTGGTGGCAGTAAACGATTTGACAGACACAAACACGCTGGCTCACCTGTTGAAATACGACACGACTCACGGCAAGCTTGAAGCTACTGTTGAAGCTAAAGAAGGCGCGCTGATCGTAAACGGCCGCGAAATCAAAGTTTTTGCTGAGCGTAACCCTGAGAACCTTCCATGGGCTTCCGTAGGCGCTGAAATCGTTGTTGAATCGACTGGTATCTTCACGGCGAAAGAAAAAGCCGAGCTTCACCTGAAAGGCGGCGCGAAGAAAGTTATCATCTCCGCACCGGCTACAAACGAAGACATCACGATCGTTATGGGCGTTAACGAGGACAAGTACGATGCAGCTGCACACACAGTAATCTCCAACGCTTCCTGCACAACGAACTGCTTGGCTCCGTTCGCAAAAGTTCTTAACGACAAGTTCGGAATCGTTAAAGGCATGATGACAACTGTTCACTCGTACACGAACGACCAATCCGTACTTGACGTTCCTCATAAAGACCTGCGCCGCGCTCGCGCTGCAGCAGAAAACATCATTCCATCGTCGACAGGCGCTGCAAAAGCGGTATCCCTTGTACTGCCTGAGCTGAAAGGCAAGCTGAACGGTATGGCTATGCGCGTTCCTACTCCGAACGTATCCGTAACTGACCTGGTAGCTGAGCTGAAAGTAAACGTTACGGTTGACGAAGTTAACGCAGCGCTGAAAGACGCTTCCGAAACTTCGCTGAAAGGCATCTTGAACTACTCCGAAGAGCCGCTTGTATCGAGCGACTACAACGGCGATCCGGCTTCCTCCACAGTTGACGCACTGTCGACTATGGTTGTTGAAGGCAACATGGTGAAAGTCGTTTCCTGGTACGACAACGAGTGGGGCTACTCCAACCGCGTTGTAGACCTGGCTGCATTTATCGCATCCAAAGGCCTGTAA
- the tpiA gene encoding triose-phosphate isomerase, whose product MRKPIIAGNWKMFKTVSEATAFFADVKGKAEVEGVETVICAPFTTLPALVEAAKGTSIAIGAQNLHFEDNGAFTGEISGVMLKDLGVNYVIIGHSERRAYFAESDEIVNKKVHAAFKHGLTPIVCVGEKLEEREAEQTKAVCKVQTEAAFQGLSAAQAAEVVVAYEPIWAIGTGKSSTSADAEDVIAFIRDVIAGLYDAATADAVRIQYGGSVKPNNVSEYLGQSNIDGALVGGASLEPASFIALVEGAK is encoded by the coding sequence ATGCGTAAACCGATTATTGCGGGTAACTGGAAAATGTTCAAAACGGTCTCTGAAGCGACGGCTTTCTTCGCGGACGTAAAAGGCAAAGCGGAAGTTGAAGGCGTTGAAACGGTCATTTGCGCGCCATTCACGACGCTTCCTGCTCTCGTAGAAGCGGCTAAGGGCACGTCGATCGCCATCGGCGCGCAAAACCTTCACTTCGAAGACAACGGCGCGTTCACGGGCGAAATCAGCGGTGTCATGCTGAAGGACCTCGGCGTGAACTACGTTATTATCGGACACTCGGAGCGCCGCGCATATTTTGCGGAATCCGATGAGATTGTAAATAAGAAAGTCCATGCCGCGTTCAAGCACGGGCTGACGCCAATCGTTTGCGTAGGCGAGAAGCTGGAAGAGCGCGAAGCCGAGCAAACGAAGGCCGTTTGCAAAGTGCAAACGGAAGCCGCGTTCCAAGGCCTGTCCGCTGCGCAAGCGGCTGAAGTGGTTGTTGCATACGAGCCGATCTGGGCGATCGGTACAGGCAAATCGTCGACGTCCGCGGATGCGGAAGACGTTATCGCGTTCATTCGCGACGTAATTGCAGGCCTGTACGACGCAGCGACTGCAGACGCGGTTCGCATCCAATACGGCGGCAGCGTGAAGCCGAACAACGTAAGCGAATATCTTGGCCAATCCAATATCGACGGCGCTTTGGTCGGCGGTGCAAGCCTCGAGCCTGCTTCCTTCATCGCACTTGTCGAGGGGGCGAAGTAA
- a CDS encoding AraC family transcriptional regulator — protein MPHIPQSPPPSVRWQSLQPAVWYANKLQCVPGFAFGPRVIDEHQFIFVAAGFGTAWIQGERYEATPGCLFYYGPDTVHHFIADETAPFLLYGLHFSWEELQPEARGTAGIQIREARFDPGDPLARRDNRMLLGDTDRPEDCLLFKDLRQLPVERFEPRFARLAECYGGEARDYTQPLLRGLLLELLAAMKQQELRSQPVSPLISAIASRLSEHVRERYDHGWLSAWSAYHADHIARLFKAQLGVTPYDYFMSRKLQLAKELLAHSELTLLAIADELQAGSIHNFTKWFKQHAGMPPGQYRQSSRFI, from the coding sequence ATGCCGCATATCCCCCAATCCCCGCCGCCTTCGGTTCGCTGGCAATCGCTTCAGCCCGCCGTCTGGTACGCAAACAAGCTGCAATGCGTCCCCGGGTTCGCGTTCGGCCCGAGAGTGATCGACGAGCATCAGTTCATTTTCGTCGCTGCCGGCTTCGGTACCGCTTGGATTCAGGGCGAGCGTTATGAGGCGACGCCAGGCTGTCTGTTCTATTACGGCCCTGATACGGTGCATCACTTTATCGCCGATGAGACCGCGCCATTTCTGCTGTACGGGCTGCATTTCAGCTGGGAGGAGCTCCAACCGGAAGCCCGCGGCACGGCCGGCATTCAAATCCGCGAAGCAAGGTTCGATCCCGGCGACCCGCTTGCGAGGCGCGATAACCGCATGCTGCTGGGCGACACCGACCGGCCCGAGGACTGCCTGCTGTTCAAGGACCTGAGGCAGCTGCCTGTCGAGCGGTTCGAGCCGCGTTTTGCCCGGCTTGCGGAGTGCTACGGAGGCGAAGCCCGCGATTATACGCAGCCGCTGCTGCGCGGCTTGCTGCTGGAGCTGCTGGCCGCCATGAAACAGCAGGAGCTTCGCTCCCAGCCGGTGTCGCCGCTCATCAGCGCGATTGCTTCCCGGCTAAGCGAGCATGTCCGCGAGCGCTACGACCACGGCTGGCTATCGGCCTGGAGCGCTTACCACGCCGATCATATCGCGCGGCTGTTCAAGGCGCAGCTTGGCGTCACGCCATACGATTACTTCATGAGCCGCAAGCTGCAGCTTGCCAAGGAGCTGCTCGCGCATTCCGAGCTGACGCTGCTCGCCATCGCTGACGAGCTGCAGGCCGGCTCGATCCACAATTTCACGAAATGGTTCAAGCAGCATGCCGGCATGCCTCCCGGCCAGTACCGCCAATCGTCACGGTTCATCTAG
- a CDS encoding phytanoyl-CoA dioxygenase family protein: MAMDPAMKPATIAFEDATPLLEAPEALRREAEKKGYLFFKRFFTRGEVMELRRQLLEVLQAEDLLDSSAPLMEGIGNQPVIDAMSVEELNWHGIGTTQKVYHQVQKLEAFHAVAHHPKLHGLFDTLFGERTFPHPRNIARIMLPSEKLNVTPPHQDFLHIQGSANTWTCWAPMGDVPMTLGGLSILEGSHDAGLLGVTGNPGAGGLETILCGLGYEWAEGDYEAGDIVIFHSMTVHKALPNQHPGRVRLSLDMRFQPASEPIEHASLLPHGPFEWDDLYEGWTREELKYYWNNEQFAYLPFDESIRWQKDKIC, encoded by the coding sequence ATGGCGATGGATCCGGCAATGAAACCGGCAACGATTGCGTTCGAGGACGCGACGCCGCTGCTTGAGGCGCCAGAGGCGTTGAGACGGGAAGCGGAGAAGAAGGGGTACTTGTTCTTCAAACGTTTTTTCACGCGCGGGGAAGTCATGGAGCTGCGGAGACAGCTGCTCGAAGTGCTCCAGGCCGAAGATTTGCTCGATTCGTCCGCGCCTCTGATGGAGGGGATCGGGAATCAGCCGGTCATTGACGCCATGTCCGTCGAAGAGCTCAACTGGCATGGAATCGGGACGACGCAGAAGGTATATCATCAGGTGCAAAAGCTGGAGGCGTTCCATGCCGTCGCGCATCACCCGAAGCTGCACGGCCTGTTCGACACGCTGTTCGGAGAGCGTACCTTTCCGCATCCGCGCAACATCGCCCGCATCATGCTGCCGAGCGAGAAGCTGAACGTGACGCCGCCGCATCAAGATTTTTTGCATATTCAGGGCAGCGCGAATACGTGGACCTGCTGGGCGCCGATGGGCGATGTGCCGATGACGCTGGGGGGCTTGTCCATTCTCGAAGGGAGCCACGATGCCGGCTTGCTTGGCGTGACCGGGAATCCGGGCGCCGGAGGCTTGGAGACGATTCTGTGCGGGCTTGGCTACGAGTGGGCGGAAGGGGATTACGAAGCGGGAGACATCGTGATTTTCCACAGCATGACGGTGCATAAAGCGCTGCCGAATCAGCATCCGGGGCGCGTGCGGCTATCGTTGGATATGCGGTTTCAGCCTGCCAGCGAGCCGATCGAGCATGCGTCGCTGCTGCCGCACGGGCCCTTCGAATGGGACGATTTGTACGAGGGGTGGACGCGCGAGGAGCTGAAATATTACTGGAACAACGAGCAGTTTGCGTACTTGCCGTTCGACGAATCGATCCGCTGGCAAAAGGACAAAATCTGCTAG
- the gpmI gene encoding 2,3-bisphosphoglycerate-independent phosphoglycerate mutase, whose translation MTAPVALIILDGFGLRNDVTGNAVAQANKPNYDRYWNTYPHTTLTACGEAVGLPEGQMGNSEVGHLNIGAGRIVYQDLTRISKSIRDGEFFDNETLQGAIKHVKEKGKKLHLYGLLSDGGVHSHIAHLFALLELAKKEEIEDVYIHAFLDGRDVSPDSAKGYLEQLTAKIAELGVGKIATVQGRYYAMDRDKRWERTEKSYRAMVYGEGPQYTDPIQAVVESYEKSVYDEFVMPTVIVKEDGSPVGVVESEDAVIFFNFRPDRAIQLSQVFTNDDFRGFDRGPKAPSKLYFVCLTLFSETVGGFVAYKPKNLDNTLGEVLVQQGKRQLRIAETEKYPHVTFFFSGGRDTELEGETRILIPSPKVATYDLKPEMSAYEVAAAAVKEIEADRQDVIILNFANPDMVGHSGMLEPTIKAVEATDECLGQVVEAVLAKGGVCLITADHGNADMVIDENGRPFTAHTTNPVPFIVTKQVGPLREGGILADIAPTMLALAGLKQPAEMTGKSIVQA comes from the coding sequence ATGACGGCTCCTGTTGCACTGATTATTTTGGACGGCTTCGGCTTGCGCAATGATGTGACCGGCAATGCGGTGGCACAAGCGAACAAGCCGAACTACGACCGTTACTGGAACACGTACCCGCACACGACGCTGACGGCGTGCGGCGAAGCGGTAGGCTTGCCGGAAGGTCAAATGGGCAACTCGGAGGTTGGCCACTTGAACATCGGCGCAGGCCGTATCGTTTACCAGGATTTGACTCGTATCAGCAAGTCGATCCGCGACGGCGAATTTTTCGATAACGAGACGCTGCAAGGCGCGATTAAGCACGTGAAAGAAAAGGGCAAGAAGCTGCACCTGTATGGCCTGCTGTCGGACGGCGGCGTACACAGCCATATCGCTCACCTGTTCGCGCTGCTTGAGCTCGCGAAGAAGGAAGAGATCGAGGACGTTTACATCCATGCGTTCTTGGACGGCCGTGACGTCTCTCCGGACAGCGCGAAGGGCTACTTGGAGCAGCTGACCGCTAAGATCGCGGAGCTGGGCGTAGGCAAGATCGCGACCGTGCAAGGCCGCTACTACGCGATGGACCGCGATAAGCGTTGGGAGCGTACGGAGAAATCGTACCGCGCCATGGTGTACGGAGAAGGTCCTCAATATACGGATCCGATCCAAGCAGTCGTTGAATCCTACGAGAAATCGGTTTATGACGAATTCGTCATGCCGACCGTCATCGTGAAGGAAGACGGCAGCCCGGTGGGCGTCGTGGAGTCCGAAGATGCGGTGATCTTCTTCAACTTCCGTCCTGACCGCGCGATCCAGCTGTCGCAAGTATTCACGAACGATGATTTCCGCGGTTTCGACCGCGGGCCGAAGGCACCTTCAAAGCTGTACTTCGTCTGCTTGACGCTGTTCAGCGAAACCGTAGGCGGCTTCGTTGCGTACAAACCGAAGAACCTCGACAACACGTTGGGCGAAGTGCTCGTGCAGCAAGGAAAGCGCCAGCTTCGCATCGCCGAGACGGAAAAGTACCCGCACGTGACGTTCTTCTTCAGCGGCGGCCGCGACACCGAGTTGGAAGGCGAAACGCGCATTCTGATTCCTTCGCCTAAAGTGGCGACGTACGATCTTAAACCGGAAATGAGCGCTTACGAAGTAGCAGCCGCAGCGGTGAAGGAAATCGAAGCGGATCGCCAGGACGTCATCATCCTGAACTTCGCGAACCCGGACATGGTGGGTCACTCCGGCATGCTGGAGCCGACAATCAAAGCGGTTGAAGCGACGGACGAGTGTCTGGGCCAAGTCGTAGAAGCAGTGCTTGCAAAAGGCGGCGTATGCCTCATCACGGCTGACCACGGCAATGCCGATATGGTCATCGACGAGAACGGCCGTCCATTCACGGCGCATACGACGAATCCCGTGCCATTCATCGTAACGAAGCAGGTCGGACCGCTTCGCGAAGGCGGCATCCTTGCGGATATCGCGCCGACGATGCTTGCGCTCGCAGGGCTGAAGCAGCCGGCTGAAATGACGGGCAAATCGATCGTGCAGGCGTAA
- the eno gene encoding phosphopyruvate hydratase, with amino-acid sequence MSIITDVYAREVLDSRGNPTVEVEVMLESGGKGRAIVPSGASTGAYEAVELRDGDKSRYLGKGVLQAVENVNTIIAPEIIGLDSLDQVLIDRKMIQLDGTHNKGKLGANAILAVSMACARAAADALDVPLYTYLGGFNAKTLPVPMMNIVNGGEHADNNIDVQEFMVLPVGAESFKEALRIGAEIFHNLKSVLKDKGLNTAVGDEGGFAPNLGSNEEAITTIISAIERAGYKPGVDVFLGMDVASTEFYKDGKYHLEGEGRSFTSAEFVDLLASWVEKYPIITIEDGCSEDDWEGWKLLTDKLGGVVQLVGDDLFVTNTERLSDGIEKGVGNSILVKVNQIGSLTETFDAIEMAKRAGYTAVISHRSGESEDSTIADIAVATNAGQIKTGAPSRTDRVAKYNQLLRIEDQLGSTAQYAGKSAFYNLKNFK; translated from the coding sequence ATGTCTATCATTACTGACGTTTATGCACGCGAAGTGCTTGATTCCCGCGGTAACCCTACCGTTGAGGTTGAAGTTATGCTGGAGTCCGGCGGCAAAGGCCGCGCAATCGTGCCATCCGGCGCATCCACTGGCGCTTATGAAGCCGTAGAGCTTCGCGACGGCGACAAATCCCGTTACCTCGGCAAAGGCGTTCTGCAAGCCGTTGAGAACGTAAATACGATCATCGCTCCTGAGATCATTGGTCTTGACTCGCTTGATCAAGTACTGATCGACCGCAAAATGATCCAACTGGACGGCACGCACAACAAAGGCAAGCTTGGCGCAAACGCGATTCTCGCGGTTTCCATGGCTTGCGCACGCGCTGCGGCTGACGCGCTTGACGTGCCGCTGTACACATACCTTGGCGGTTTCAACGCTAAGACGCTTCCGGTTCCGATGATGAACATCGTGAACGGCGGCGAGCACGCGGACAACAACATCGACGTGCAAGAGTTCATGGTTCTGCCGGTTGGCGCGGAAAGCTTCAAAGAAGCGCTTCGCATCGGCGCTGAAATCTTCCACAACCTGAAATCGGTTCTGAAAGACAAAGGCCTGAACACGGCGGTAGGCGACGAGGGCGGCTTCGCACCGAACCTTGGCTCCAACGAAGAAGCAATCACAACGATCATCTCCGCAATCGAGCGCGCAGGCTATAAGCCGGGCGTTGACGTATTCCTCGGTATGGACGTTGCTTCCACGGAGTTCTACAAAGACGGCAAATACCACCTCGAAGGCGAAGGCCGTTCGTTCACTTCCGCTGAGTTCGTGGACCTGCTGGCTTCGTGGGTTGAGAAGTACCCAATCATCACAATCGAAGACGGCTGCTCCGAAGACGACTGGGAAGGCTGGAAATTGCTCACTGACAAATTGGGCGGCGTAGTACAGCTCGTTGGCGACGACCTGTTCGTAACGAACACAGAGCGTCTGTCCGACGGCATCGAGAAGGGCGTAGGCAACTCCATCCTCGTTAAAGTAAACCAAATCGGTTCGTTGACCGAAACGTTCGACGCGATCGAAATGGCGAAGCGCGCTGGCTACACGGCCGTTATCTCCCACCGTTCCGGCGAGTCCGAGGACAGCACGATCGCGGACATCGCGGTTGCAACGAACGCTGGCCAAATCAAAACAGGCGCTCCGTCCCGTACGGACCGCGTTGCGAAATACAACCAATTGCTTCGCATCGAAGACCAACTGGGCTCGACAGCTCAATACGCTGGCAAGAGCGCGTTCTACAACCTGAAGAACTTCAAATAA
- the secG gene encoding preprotein translocase subunit SecG — protein MAITFKILLIIFALALISVVLLQKGKSAGLSGAISGGAEHLFGKTKARGLDLFLQRLTIGVAAGFFICSLVVAYLVK, from the coding sequence ATGGCAATTACTTTTAAAATTTTGCTTATTATCTTCGCATTGGCTCTGATCTCGGTTGTTCTTTTGCAAAAAGGGAAGAGCGCAGGGTTGTCGGGTGCTATTTCCGGCGGTGCGGAGCACTTGTTCGGCAAAACGAAGGCGCGCGGCTTGGACCTGTTCTTGCAGCGTTTGACAATCGGCGTGGCGGCGGGCTTCTTTATTTGTTCGCTCGTGGTAGCTTACCTTGTTAAATAA
- a CDS encoding phosphoglycerate kinase: protein MNKKSVRDVEVAGKRVFVRVDFNVPMENGAITDDTRIRETLPTIKYLIENGAKVILASHMGRPKGQVVEGMRLTEAGVRLSQLLGKPVIKAEEAVGEAVKAQVAALNEGDVLLLENVRFYEGEEKNDPELAKQFAELADLFVNDAFGAAHRAHASTEGIAHFLPAVSGLLMEKELDVLGRALLNPERPFTAIVGGSKVKDKIDVINKMIEIADNIIIGGGLSYTFFKAQGNEIGQSLCDNSKLDLALEFIEKAKSLGKNFLLPVDVVITDEFSAKANTRIVEVDGIPADWEGIDIGPKTREIYADVIKSSKLVVWNGPMGVFEIEPFSHGTRAVAQACAETSAYTVIGGGDSAAAAEKFGLADKMDHISTGGGASLEFMEGKQLPGVVALNDK from the coding sequence ATGAACAAGAAGAGTGTGCGTGACGTTGAAGTAGCCGGTAAACGTGTATTTGTTCGAGTTGATTTTAACGTACCGATGGAGAATGGCGCGATTACGGATGACACGCGTATCCGCGAAACGCTGCCAACCATCAAGTATCTGATCGAGAACGGCGCGAAAGTAATCCTGGCGAGCCACATGGGTCGTCCAAAAGGTCAAGTCGTAGAAGGCATGCGTCTGACGGAAGCGGGCGTACGCCTGTCGCAACTGCTGGGCAAGCCGGTTATTAAAGCGGAAGAAGCTGTAGGCGAAGCGGTTAAAGCGCAAGTAGCCGCTCTGAACGAAGGCGACGTGCTGCTGCTCGAGAACGTTCGCTTCTATGAAGGCGAAGAGAAGAACGATCCGGAATTGGCGAAGCAATTTGCCGAGCTGGCTGATCTGTTCGTGAACGACGCGTTCGGCGCCGCTCACCGCGCGCACGCTTCGACGGAAGGCATCGCGCATTTCCTGCCGGCCGTATCCGGTCTTCTGATGGAGAAAGAGCTTGACGTGCTCGGCCGCGCCCTGCTGAACCCGGAGCGTCCGTTCACGGCGATTGTCGGCGGCTCCAAAGTAAAAGACAAAATCGACGTCATCAACAAAATGATCGAAATCGCGGATAACATCATTATCGGCGGCGGTCTTTCCTATACGTTCTTCAAAGCGCAAGGCAACGAGATCGGCCAATCGCTGTGCGACAACTCCAAGCTGGATCTTGCGCTCGAGTTCATCGAGAAAGCGAAATCGCTCGGCAAGAACTTCCTGCTGCCGGTTGACGTTGTCATCACAGACGAGTTCAGCGCGAAAGCGAACACGCGCATCGTTGAAGTAGATGGCATTCCTGCTGATTGGGAAGGCATCGACATCGGACCGAAAACGCGCGAAATCTACGCGGACGTCATCAAGAGCTCCAAGTTGGTCGTATGGAACGGACCAATGGGCGTATTCGAAATCGAGCCGTTCTCGCACGGCACGCGCGCTGTAGCGCAAGCTTGCGCGGAAACATCGGCTTACACCGTTATCGGCGGCGGCGATTCCGCGGCAGCGGCCGAGAAATTCGGCTTGGCGGATAAGATGGACCACATCTCCACAGGCGGCGGCGCATCCCTGGAATTCATGGAAGGCAAACAGCTTCCAGGCGTCGTGGCACTGAACGATAAGTAA
- a CDS encoding sugar-binding transcriptional regulator, with protein sequence MQSLIEIQQQLLPDLLVVMRKRYLILRQVMLSDMIGRRTLAASLDMTERVLRAETDFLKAQELLHIDAAGMRITEAGKRLLESMEPFYKAMFGLSELEERIRKHFGLKQVVIVTGDSDESPHTKRELGRAGCAMLTKAMQKDDVIAVTGGSTLAQVANQLTSPTPLKGNWFVPARGGLGESLDYQANTIVSTMAKRTGAQYRMLHVPDHLGEEAYTSLMQEPNVREIVEVIRKARIVIHGIGDAMVMARRRRVDATVVDALKAEGALAESFGYYFDRSGAVVHKMLTAGLRLEDIMGTEVVIAIAGGRSKGEAIAAVMRFGHDDVLVTDEAAALEIAAIIDKEEQNAL encoded by the coding sequence ATGCAGTCTCTCATCGAAATACAGCAACAGCTTCTGCCGGACTTACTCGTCGTTATGAGAAAAAGGTACCTGATTCTCCGCCAAGTCATGCTTTCGGATATGATCGGCCGCCGCACCTTAGCCGCCTCGCTTGATATGACGGAGCGGGTTCTGCGCGCGGAGACGGACTTTCTGAAGGCGCAGGAATTGCTGCACATCGATGCCGCGGGGATGCGCATTACGGAAGCCGGCAAACGGCTGCTGGAATCGATGGAGCCTTTTTACAAAGCGATGTTCGGGTTATCGGAGCTGGAAGAGAGAATTCGCAAGCATTTCGGTTTAAAGCAGGTTGTCATCGTTACCGGCGATTCCGACGAATCTCCGCATACGAAGCGTGAGCTTGGCCGGGCCGGCTGCGCGATGCTGACCAAAGCGATGCAGAAGGACGATGTCATTGCCGTAACGGGCGGATCGACATTGGCCCAAGTCGCCAATCAGCTAACGTCGCCGACGCCGCTCAAAGGCAATTGGTTCGTTCCTGCCAGAGGCGGACTTGGCGAAAGCCTCGACTACCAGGCGAATACGATCGTCTCGACCATGGCGAAGCGAACGGGCGCGCAATACCGGATGCTTCATGTGCCCGATCACTTGGGCGAGGAAGCGTACACGTCCTTGATGCAGGAGCCGAATGTGAGAGAGATCGTAGAGGTCATCCGCAAAGCCCGCATCGTCATTCACGGGATCGGAGACGCTATGGTAATGGCAAGGCGCAGACGCGTGGATGCCACCGTGGTGGACGCGCTGAAGGCCGAAGGAGCGCTTGCGGAGTCGTTCGGGTACTATTTCGACCGAAGCGGCGCCGTTGTCCATAAAATGCTCACCGCAGGCCTTAGACTCGAAGATATTATGGGAACCGAGGTCGTCATCGCAATTGCGGGCGGCCGCAGCAAAGGCGAAGCGATCGCTGCCGTGATGCGCTTCGGACATGATGATGTGCTCGTCACCGACGAGGCCGCTGCGCTTGAAATCGCGGCGATCATCGACAAGGAAGAACAAAACGCTCTGTGA
- a CDS encoding sugar phosphate isomerase/epimerase family protein, with protein sequence MDALAKPVVGLQLYTLRDQTEKDFLGTIRKVADMGYKAVEFAGYFNTPASELKALLDEVGLVAPSAHVGLNFGEPEKIEADLAKQIEYAKEIGLQYIVTPWAPLPENPTIDDVNKLADVLAAAGKQVTDAGLKYGYHNHDFEFKLVDGKPVIDLLLEKVPAEYLIAEFDFGWVHMGGQNPVDYANRYAGRLPLAHFKDFGQGRSDTEVGKGIVNLKGVLDVAEQSGIQYIFVEQEQFVSSSLESAKISLAFFRENGYL encoded by the coding sequence GTGGATGCATTGGCTAAACCGGTTGTAGGCTTACAGTTGTACACGCTACGTGATCAAACAGAGAAGGATTTCCTAGGCACGATCCGCAAGGTTGCGGACATGGGTTACAAAGCCGTTGAGTTCGCAGGCTACTTCAATACGCCGGCAAGCGAATTGAAAGCGCTTTTGGACGAGGTTGGCCTTGTGGCGCCGTCCGCGCACGTCGGTCTGAACTTCGGCGAGCCGGAGAAGATCGAAGCCGATCTGGCCAAGCAAATCGAATATGCAAAAGAAATCGGCCTCCAATATATCGTGACGCCTTGGGCGCCGCTGCCGGAAAACCCGACCATCGACGACGTGAACAAGCTGGCTGACGTACTCGCTGCGGCAGGCAAGCAAGTGACGGATGCGGGTCTGAAATACGGCTACCATAACCACGATTTCGAATTCAAGCTCGTAGACGGCAAGCCGGTCATCGACCTGCTGCTGGAGAAGGTACCGGCTGAGTACCTGATCGCCGAGTTCGACTTTGGGTGGGTGCATATGGGCGGCCAAAATCCGGTCGACTATGCGAACCGTTACGCGGGACGTCTGCCGCTGGCGCACTTTAAAGATTTCGGCCAAGGCCGCAGCGACACGGAAGTCGGCAAGGGCATCGTTAATTTGAAGGGCGTGCTGGACGTGGCCGAGCAATCGGGCATCCAGTACATTTTCGTGGAGCAGGAGCAGTTCGTATCCTCGTCGCTGGAAAGCGCGAAGATCAGCCTGGCGTTCTTCCGCGAGAACGGCTATCTGTAA